The Stygiolobus azoricus genome window below encodes:
- a CDS encoding APC family permease, whose amino-acid sequence MVNLSKKLEPREESIRSSLVYAQSLSSIAPLGSVSAYLTYALQSSLASTFLAGIMGALIYFLWVLIGYNYSKVIATTGGTYDFARSGGGELLGRIAGWLYWLSYGVYLSSASTYLAGIVIPSEFNVSPAIFEIAIPLLLTLLLLTGIRPPLIYALITSSIEVALIFILGIKVLLLTGVSALPLSLTVPPADFFSGALAVGFTLAGGGASFFLGYEAKGKGKTVGKSYIIAYWVAAIAVLFASYFEIAAVGYSNVGVSNLLQVTQYPGFYIAQKFVGSTFALIFFIFTINSLIGSVTAAYVALSRLTYTLVKRDMVVSIAILAFMFTLINTYTAVSQSYVLVYNITTEVSLITLYSSHVIISSVYPFFKWKVFNKVTVTDLLLSIFSTLLMGYGIFSNLIQSTSLYGLISLIIGVIIGFIHWWYKR is encoded by the coding sequence ATGGTTAATCTATCCAAGAAGTTGGAGCCTAGGGAGGAATCGATTAGATCTTCACTTGTATACGCTCAGTCCCTCAGTTCAATCGCCCCACTTGGTTCCGTTTCGGCTTACCTAACGTACGCATTACAGAGTTCCTTAGCCTCAACATTCCTAGCGGGTATAATGGGGGCATTAATCTACTTCCTTTGGGTTCTAATTGGTTACAACTATTCAAAGGTCATAGCAACTACTGGTGGTACTTACGATTTCGCTAGGAGCGGAGGAGGTGAACTCTTAGGGAGAATTGCCGGATGGCTTTATTGGCTGAGCTACGGTGTATATCTCTCTTCAGCCTCAACCTATCTAGCTGGGATAGTTATACCCTCAGAATTTAACGTAAGTCCGGCGATTTTTGAGATCGCGATTCCCCTGCTATTAACACTTCTTCTACTAACGGGTATAAGACCACCACTGATCTATGCATTAATAACTTCAAGTATTGAAGTAGCGTTAATTTTCATACTGGGTATAAAAGTTCTATTACTCACTGGGGTATCAGCCCTTCCTCTATCACTAACTGTTCCTCCTGCTGACTTTTTCTCAGGGGCTCTGGCAGTTGGATTCACATTAGCTGGAGGAGGCGCCTCGTTCTTCTTGGGATATGAAGCTAAAGGTAAGGGAAAAACTGTAGGGAAGTCCTATATTATAGCCTACTGGGTTGCAGCTATAGCAGTGCTCTTCGCATCTTATTTTGAAATAGCCGCTGTAGGTTATAGTAACGTTGGTGTCTCTAATTTACTCCAAGTGACTCAATACCCAGGTTTTTACATAGCTCAGAAGTTCGTGGGAAGTACATTCGCATTGATATTCTTCATATTCACGATTAATAGCTTAATAGGCTCGGTTACAGCCGCTTATGTAGCCCTTTCAAGGCTAACTTATACTTTGGTTAAAAGGGATATGGTAGTGTCAATAGCAATACTAGCCTTCATGTTCACGTTAATAAACACGTATACTGCTGTTTCGCAGTCTTATGTTTTGGTGTATAATATCACTACTGAAGTTAGTTTGATAACGTTATACTCGTCGCATGTTATAATTTCCTCTGTATACCCGTTTTTCAAATGGAAGGTATTTAATAAGGTTACAGTTACTGATTTACTCCTTTCAATATTTTCTACCCTCCTTATGGGTTACGGTATTTTCAGTAATCTGATACAATCGACCTCTTTATACGGGTTAATTTCATTAATCATAGGTGTTATAATTGGATTTATACACTGGTGGTACAAACGATAG
- a CDS encoding MFS transporter, translating to MKTVTEKVDEAKWNINHWKLFISLSLGYLMWGLITSIAPLTYSLAKGNPIYIALPALYPLIGTLLLPYLSDKVLGRKKTFYITLILYLAGALIVSATAYYISSSSVAFLPLVLVGLLLANIGVEGEVPTGLSYAAENFPLKWREKLLILIPNFDNIGITVAALLSLIAFSQISSPTFVMEVLGFSAILVSVFLILVRFSLPESVRWLVTKGKVNEAEKNAELLLTKGEDTTTPMKNNRVYKLPLITRYLFLVILGVSQYLTFGLMAYTIADYYFSNNQYYLSTIIFVASLATVLAGFLAAYIVDKIRTRFYVMLSYIGGTITMLPILALVMIASSITGTYLVMFYILLALNMLFSEFAWGSRTILEPLLFPTQNRAFLIGLVRAIPIVSYAISVYLTSSIPLVNYVLLNLILWGMGAVASLWWFFRGYDTNLVPLEEITTENLSQQG from the coding sequence ATGAAAACAGTAACAGAAAAAGTGGACGAAGCAAAGTGGAATATTAATCATTGGAAGCTGTTCATTTCTCTCAGCTTAGGCTATTTAATGTGGGGACTTATTACTTCAATCGCACCTTTAACATATAGCCTAGCTAAGGGAAACCCGATATACATAGCATTACCAGCTCTATATCCGTTAATAGGAACGTTATTACTACCTTATCTCTCAGACAAAGTTCTGGGGAGAAAGAAGACGTTTTACATTACTTTAATACTCTATTTAGCTGGTGCGCTTATTGTCTCTGCCACCGCTTATTATATATCCTCCTCTAGTGTTGCGTTTTTACCTTTAGTGCTTGTGGGACTTCTGTTAGCAAATATAGGCGTTGAAGGAGAAGTACCTACCGGACTTTCTTACGCAGCTGAGAACTTCCCCTTAAAGTGGAGGGAAAAGCTGTTGATTCTAATACCTAATTTTGATAATATCGGAATAACTGTTGCTGCATTGTTATCATTAATAGCCTTCTCACAGATATCTTCTCCTACGTTTGTAATGGAAGTATTAGGGTTTTCGGCGATACTGGTTAGCGTTTTCTTAATTTTAGTGAGATTTTCGTTACCGGAGTCAGTAAGATGGCTCGTAACTAAAGGTAAAGTGAATGAAGCCGAGAAAAATGCCGAATTGCTACTAACCAAAGGAGAGGACACAACAACTCCTATGAAAAATAACAGAGTCTATAAACTACCGTTAATAACAAGATATTTATTCCTTGTTATTTTAGGAGTATCCCAGTACCTTACTTTCGGTCTGATGGCATATACAATCGCAGATTATTACTTCTCTAACAACCAATATTATCTGTCCACGATAATATTTGTCGCTTCTCTAGCTACTGTATTAGCTGGTTTCTTGGCAGCATATATCGTGGATAAGATAAGAACTAGATTTTATGTGATGTTGTCTTATATTGGAGGTACTATTACTATGTTACCGATACTCGCACTAGTTATGATAGCGAGTAGTATTACTGGGACTTACCTAGTAATGTTTTACATCCTATTAGCACTAAACATGTTGTTCAGCGAGTTTGCATGGGGATCAAGGACAATATTGGAACCTCTTTTATTCCCTACACAAAATAGGGCTTTCCTGATAGGTCTTGTGAGGGCTATACCAATAGTTTCTTATGCAATATCAGTTTACCTAACTAGCAGTATTCCGTTAGTCAATTACGTCTTACTTAACCTTATACTTTGGGGAATGGGTGCCGTAGCTTCATTATGGTGGTTTTTCAGAGGCTATGATACAAATCTTGTCCCACTAGAGGAGATCACTACTGAAAACCTTTCTCAACAAGGTTAA
- a CDS encoding 4Fe-4S dicluster domain-containing protein has product MTITDASLFSRALTTIDIKKIEKYLDKTEQVIYVGKATSVSGDLIRYARAKYVRSPNLLGNGNKIEESKEQNGSSVYKYYNVAPGLTFEELLTELKPSGYVPVLSPFYLKGTVGGFISTNGSGFGSYKFGFVRGKKEVYKLVGSTVATIMTAKYPEVIEVDAETEYAWSAVIVDGKERYYLPSFYAKFLGISSGGKVDSYTLLSDFNSQIIRSFKRDYFPLILIYPPASRNKIPSIPNYEEVLTYIISYNSPEKYYVTIGNAKFDNLEEISEFLLKNKDVKPFPSPREYTELELSILREVRKKVKTPKQYTKISKLYVDSLKCINCGLCLDACLAYKITGNPVFSPMGRIGRLIFEETSFETCFGCTKDEEVCPVNIPISELMTEGINKVSLTTKPPIEISDVTADIRALEKKLNEKYRNRPLFLLFVGCAAKYDPIGLRGFLQFLLDNGDKLPAQFSPRVRLISGRCCGFDDYLAGDEEGARKKVMSIIEEKNNSGAINVYFMCPEGLYVYNKFSDQKGILAYEVIKDKVQGKIHTGCWAKKLGIKGDDDECAGLTFTTYQGFPFPYNKKQVATICPFSTWKFGTLSVYGQLYKENVIQQTEVAENAADAEKEILDLALISIKDALIQSVDEIAEKVGLWSLGGEQYFITITFPILSKHFSDTYKTNLKASDKKDLIVKYLQSIINDPIMLESKLTLVVDYLKSQNYEDEVSDVQSKIVTSPRLEYSMVDIAKSEEMKKALREIIRRAISPRTIERIFKDIIYS; this is encoded by the coding sequence ATGACAATTACAGATGCATCACTCTTTAGTAGAGCTTTGACTACAATAGACATTAAGAAAATAGAGAAGTATCTCGATAAAACTGAGCAAGTAATTTACGTGGGCAAGGCTACTTCTGTCTCAGGTGACTTAATAAGATATGCTAGAGCCAAATACGTAAGATCCCCTAACCTTTTAGGTAATGGAAATAAGATAGAGGAGAGCAAGGAACAGAACGGTTCTTCAGTTTATAAATACTATAATGTAGCTCCGGGTTTAACATTCGAGGAATTGTTGACTGAGTTAAAGCCTTCGGGCTATGTACCAGTTCTTTCACCCTTCTACCTGAAGGGAACAGTAGGAGGGTTTATATCGACTAACGGTTCAGGATTCGGTAGTTATAAGTTCGGTTTTGTGAGAGGTAAAAAGGAAGTATACAAACTTGTTGGATCTACTGTAGCAACTATAATGACAGCTAAGTACCCAGAGGTCATAGAAGTAGACGCGGAGACAGAATATGCGTGGAGTGCCGTAATTGTGGACGGTAAGGAAAGGTATTATTTGCCCTCATTCTACGCAAAATTTTTGGGTATAAGCAGTGGTGGTAAAGTAGATTCCTATACTTTGCTTAGTGACTTTAATTCTCAAATAATAAGAAGTTTTAAGAGGGATTATTTCCCTCTAATCCTTATATATCCTCCGGCTTCCAGAAATAAGATCCCTTCGATCCCGAACTATGAGGAAGTTTTGACTTACATTATAAGTTATAACTCGCCTGAGAAGTATTACGTAACTATAGGCAACGCAAAGTTTGATAATCTGGAGGAGATCTCTGAATTCCTGCTGAAAAACAAAGATGTAAAACCTTTTCCCAGCCCAAGGGAATATACAGAATTAGAATTATCAATTCTGAGAGAGGTTAGAAAGAAAGTAAAGACACCTAAGCAATACACTAAAATATCTAAATTATACGTAGACTCGTTAAAGTGTATAAATTGTGGGTTATGTTTAGATGCTTGTTTAGCATATAAAATAACGGGTAACCCAGTCTTTTCTCCCATGGGTAGAATAGGTCGTCTTATATTTGAAGAGACTAGCTTCGAAACATGTTTCGGTTGTACTAAAGATGAGGAGGTATGTCCAGTAAATATACCTATTAGTGAATTAATGACTGAAGGTATAAACAAAGTATCACTAACTACTAAGCCTCCGATTGAGATATCTGACGTGACGGCTGATATAAGAGCACTTGAGAAGAAGTTAAATGAGAAGTATAGAAATAGACCCCTATTTCTCCTATTTGTGGGATGTGCTGCTAAATATGATCCTATTGGGTTGAGAGGGTTCCTACAGTTCTTATTAGATAATGGAGATAAGCTCCCTGCACAATTCTCTCCTAGAGTTAGGCTAATCTCTGGAAGGTGCTGTGGCTTCGATGACTATTTAGCAGGAGATGAGGAAGGAGCAAGGAAGAAAGTTATGTCAATTATTGAAGAAAAGAACAACAGTGGGGCTATAAACGTATACTTTATGTGTCCAGAGGGTTTGTACGTTTACAACAAGTTTTCTGATCAAAAGGGGATTTTAGCTTATGAGGTAATTAAGGACAAAGTCCAAGGAAAAATACATACTGGTTGTTGGGCTAAGAAATTAGGAATTAAAGGTGATGATGACGAGTGTGCTGGTTTGACTTTTACTACTTATCAGGGTTTTCCATTCCCTTATAACAAAAAGCAAGTAGCGACAATATGTCCTTTCTCAACGTGGAAGTTCGGAACTTTATCGGTATATGGTCAACTTTATAAAGAGAACGTAATTCAGCAGACCGAAGTCGCCGAGAATGCTGCTGATGCCGAGAAAGAAATCTTAGATTTAGCACTTATTTCAATAAAAGATGCGTTAATACAGTCAGTAGATGAAATTGCAGAAAAAGTAGGGCTATGGAGCCTAGGAGGAGAGCAGTACTTCATAACCATTACTTTCCCTATATTGTCAAAACACTTCAGTGACACTTATAAGACTAACCTAAAGGCATCTGACAAAAAGGATTTGATCGTTAAGTATCTTCAATCCATAATAAACGATCCCATAATGTTAGAGAGTAAATTGACTTTGGTTGTTGATTACCTAAAGAGCCAGAACTATGAAGATGAAGTTTCAGATGTCCAGTCCAAGATAGTTACCTCACCAAGACTGGAGTACTCTATGGTAGATATAGCTAAGTCAGAGGAAATGAAAAAGGCTTTAAGGGAGATAATTAGAAGAGCAATATCTCCTAGAACGATAGAAAGGATATTTAAGGACATAATATATTCTTGA
- a CDS encoding GHMP kinase, whose translation MYINTSAHKFLYKLHLEVSIPLNVSGVWYPVYDNDVSKSGSIGLSLTLEPKLVVTGRLSDREKIIIIRSDGEELELNDFKNLLTLKKLGTLSLNVYSEVPLGYGYGMSGAISLGYAMIAYELGLTDLRKALLTAHESEVLSKNGLGDVISEYYGGGIIFRKKPGAPTIGEVEVFTVTDDVQICSLPESRLSTSLLLKTNENALNYINQFLLNPTIHNFFEVAKKFTEELGFISPYKGSFKKKGLILKLGECGEGWIKHKIARSGVSVR comes from the coding sequence ATGTATATAAATACCAGTGCTCATAAGTTTTTGTACAAATTGCACTTAGAAGTATCAATACCACTAAACGTTTCTGGAGTCTGGTATCCAGTTTATGATAACGATGTCTCAAAAAGCGGTTCAATAGGTCTTTCTTTAACGCTAGAACCAAAACTAGTTGTAACTGGAAGATTGAGTGACCGTGAAAAAATAATCATCATTAGAAGTGACGGTGAGGAATTGGAATTAAATGACTTCAAGAACTTACTTACATTAAAGAAGTTGGGTACGCTATCCCTAAACGTATACAGCGAAGTACCTTTGGGTTATGGTTACGGAATGAGTGGTGCAATAAGCTTAGGATATGCAATGATAGCTTATGAATTAGGATTAACAGATTTAAGGAAGGCATTGCTTACGGCTCACGAAAGCGAAGTTCTGTCAAAAAACGGTCTAGGTGACGTTATTTCTGAATATTACGGAGGCGGAATAATTTTCAGAAAAAAGCCTGGAGCACCTACTATAGGAGAAGTGGAAGTATTTACAGTTACGGATGACGTACAAATTTGTAGTTTGCCAGAATCACGACTTTCAACGAGCCTTCTCCTCAAGACCAACGAAAATGCGTTAAACTACATAAACCAGTTCCTCCTTAATCCTACTATCCACAACTTCTTCGAAGTAGCTAAGAAGTTCACAGAGGAATTAGGTTTTATCTCTCCATATAAAGGCTCATTTAAAAAGAAAGGCTTAATACTTAAACTAGGAGAGTGTGGAGAGGGATGGATAAAGCACAAGATAGCAAGGAGTGGAGTATCCGTTCGCTGA
- a CDS encoding 4-phosphopantoate--beta-alanine ligase, with protein MDKAQDSKEWSIRSLIPENHPRKESLIIREKIVEGLEEGYVAPQGLIAHGRGECFDYLMGEKTQQFAIDAIKASVATLLLAKHPVISVNGNMAALVPKEIVELGKEINAKIEVNLFYRTVEREKAIEKVLREAGADEVLGVGEDASATIPELFSERRRVSPRGILIADVVLLALEDGDRTEALVKMGKKVIAIDLNPLSRTARMASITIVDNVIRAFPLLIKYVRIMKSYSREALEEIVKKYDNKAVLTASLKFIAQRLSEISL; from the coding sequence ATGGATAAAGCACAAGATAGCAAGGAGTGGAGTATCCGTTCGCTGATCCCAGAAAACCATCCCAGAAAAGAATCCCTCATAATAAGGGAAAAAATCGTAGAGGGATTAGAGGAAGGGTACGTAGCCCCACAAGGGCTGATAGCTCACGGAAGGGGGGAATGCTTCGATTATCTAATGGGGGAAAAGACACAACAATTTGCAATAGACGCGATCAAAGCCTCGGTGGCAACGCTTTTACTAGCTAAACACCCCGTGATATCGGTCAACGGAAATATGGCAGCTCTTGTACCAAAAGAGATTGTGGAGCTAGGAAAGGAAATAAACGCGAAAATTGAGGTAAACTTGTTCTACAGAACTGTTGAAAGAGAAAAGGCTATTGAAAAAGTTCTGAGAGAAGCAGGGGCTGATGAAGTTCTGGGAGTGGGTGAAGACGCCTCAGCCACAATACCTGAGTTATTCAGTGAAAGGAGAAGGGTAAGTCCGAGGGGGATATTAATTGCCGACGTAGTCTTACTAGCTCTAGAGGACGGTGACAGAACTGAAGCTTTAGTGAAGATGGGGAAAAAGGTAATAGCGATCGATCTAAATCCCCTGTCTAGGACTGCAAGAATGGCGTCGATAACTATTGTAGACAATGTAATAAGGGCTTTCCCACTCTTGATAAAATACGTGAGGATAATGAAGAGTTATAGCAGAGAGGCACTAGAGGAGATAGTTAAAAAATATGATAATAAGGCAGTACTAACTGCCTCCTTAAAGTTTATAGCTCAACGGTTATCTGAAATTTCCTTGTAG
- the panB gene encoding 3-methyl-2-oxobutanoate hydroxymethyltransferase, producing the protein MAKISIRDFLKKKERKEKITMLTAYDYPTAKVISNTDLDGILVGDSLGMVVLGFENTLNVTMSDMIRHVSAVARAKPKQLIVADMPFLSYEVSVTEGVRNAGELARNGADAVKLEGGEEIVDVIKAIIRAGIPVMGHIGLTPQRFLRIGGFRTLGKRENEAEQLIRDAKALEDVGVFSIVIENTYAEVAKKITETVSVPTICIGAGPYCDGQILVIHDLLGFTDFSPYFAKAYVNLKEIIGKAVNEYISDVKSGKFPARENYKEISDNR; encoded by the coding sequence ATGGCAAAGATTTCGATCAGGGATTTTCTGAAGAAGAAGGAGAGGAAAGAAAAGATAACCATGCTCACAGCTTACGACTACCCGACGGCGAAAGTGATATCTAACACGGATTTAGATGGAATCCTTGTAGGAGACTCGTTAGGGATGGTAGTTCTTGGGTTCGAGAATACTTTGAATGTTACAATGTCGGATATGATAAGGCACGTATCAGCTGTTGCCAGAGCTAAGCCTAAACAGTTAATTGTTGCAGACATGCCTTTTCTCTCCTACGAGGTCTCTGTTACTGAAGGGGTAAGAAATGCGGGGGAATTGGCTAGAAACGGGGCCGATGCCGTTAAGTTGGAAGGAGGAGAGGAAATTGTTGACGTAATAAAGGCGATAATCAGGGCAGGAATCCCGGTCATGGGACATATAGGTTTGACTCCTCAGCGTTTTCTGAGAATAGGAGGTTTCAGAACTTTAGGAAAAAGAGAGAATGAAGCAGAGCAGCTCATAAGGGATGCTAAAGCATTAGAAGATGTAGGTGTGTTTTCCATTGTTATTGAAAACACTTACGCCGAAGTTGCAAAAAAGATCACAGAAACTGTGAGTGTTCCTACAATATGTATTGGTGCAGGTCCTTATTGTGATGGTCAAATACTTGTTATTCACGATCTATTGGGCTTTACTGACTTCTCACCCTATTTCGCAAAGGCGTATGTGAATTTAAAAGAGATAATTGGTAAGGCAGTTAATGAATACATAAGTGATGTAAAGAGCGGTAAATTCCCAGCGAGAGAAAACTACAAGGAAATTTCAGATAACCGTTGA
- a CDS encoding ABC transporter ATP-binding protein: MNSEIAVSVTNVFKKFNNSLVLKGITFDVFKEDVFGLIGPNGAGKTTTLRIIAGIIKRYEGEVRVFSYKPEKAKELGLISYMPEDAFPYERLTGLENLNLFAEIYARGDKKLAEEYVEIGIKIADLGKKIYEKTSTYSRGMKRRLIIARTLMTKPKLVILDEPTSALDVESAVRIRNVISDMAKKLGSTIILSSHNMLEVEYMCNRVAMINDGKIIQIGTPTEITEKLGVRNLEEAFLKVVSRDQSVPS; the protein is encoded by the coding sequence ATGAATTCCGAGATAGCCGTAAGTGTTACCAACGTTTTTAAAAAGTTTAACAATTCCCTTGTTCTCAAGGGCATTACCTTCGATGTATTTAAGGAGGACGTTTTTGGCCTTATTGGACCTAATGGCGCGGGAAAGACTACTACCCTGAGGATAATAGCTGGGATAATCAAAAGATATGAGGGAGAAGTAAGGGTCTTCTCTTACAAACCAGAAAAGGCTAAGGAGTTGGGACTCATTTCATACATGCCTGAAGACGCTTTTCCATATGAAAGGCTCACTGGCTTAGAGAACCTGAACTTATTCGCGGAAATTTATGCTAGAGGTGACAAAAAACTCGCTGAAGAGTATGTAGAGATAGGCATAAAAATTGCAGACTTAGGGAAAAAAATATACGAGAAGACTTCCACATACAGTAGAGGCATGAAAAGAAGGTTAATTATAGCCAGAACATTAATGACTAAGCCGAAACTAGTTATCCTTGATGAGCCTACCTCTGCGTTAGACGTAGAATCTGCTGTGAGGATAAGGAATGTCATAAGTGATATGGCTAAAAAATTGGGAAGCACTATAATCCTTTCTTCACACAACATGCTCGAAGTAGAGTATATGTGCAATAGAGTAGCGATGATAAACGACGGAAAAATAATACAGATAGGTACTCCTACTGAGATAACAGAAAAATTGGGAGTCAGAAACCTGGAAGAAGCTTTCCTAAAGGTGGTCAGCCGTGATCAGAGTGTTCCTAGCTAA
- a CDS encoding ABC transporter permease, which produces MIRVFLAKEFTEIKRDKKLLLSTIILPFILLPIVGIVLYASVSAQPPVIAVINHNPLNDFYVSIVTNYIQSRGGIVETNISSSMYPDVIIEFPDDFYQNASNISRQAYIIYQVVISSNQQATDLAQGALYQLLLNISNSRIYYLEHEAKINVSVVDIRDPIYLLLGYRTVTGHPTSSSAGQLAELTRIIALIIFPSATPIVFYLLEGITGERERRTLESLLATPLSVRSFIFSKLIVASVLGLFSSLGDIIGTLLFVLLSSVSLNLTTSLTLPFLGMIVIVYLLSVLLTGALSLIFLVILGGSVRNIQVINFIVISFGMIASFTALFINPAQLSFPLSVIYIIPYVQISLGLLLYVFGSIQESIFSLLVTFLVSVFLIYLSSSAFDSERLLLK; this is translated from the coding sequence GTGATCAGAGTGTTCCTAGCTAAAGAGTTCACCGAGATAAAGAGAGATAAGAAGCTACTACTTTCCACAATAATTTTACCATTTATTCTGCTCCCCATAGTAGGAATAGTCCTTTATGCCTCGGTTTCTGCCCAACCCCCAGTTATAGCAGTGATAAACCATAACCCGTTAAATGACTTCTACGTTAGTATTGTTACTAATTATATTCAGAGCAGGGGAGGAATAGTTGAGACCAATATATCCTCCTCAATGTATCCGGACGTAATCATAGAGTTTCCCGACGACTTCTATCAGAACGCTAGCAACATAAGTAGGCAGGCTTATATAATTTATCAAGTAGTTATCTCATCTAATCAGCAAGCAACAGATCTAGCTCAGGGTGCGTTATATCAGCTGTTACTTAATATATCCAACTCTAGAATTTATTACTTGGAGCATGAGGCAAAAATAAACGTGTCGGTTGTAGATATAAGAGACCCTATATACCTACTCCTTGGTTACAGAACCGTAACTGGACACCCCACTTCAAGTAGCGCTGGACAATTAGCAGAGCTTACGAGAATAATAGCGTTAATAATATTCCCCAGTGCAACTCCAATAGTATTCTATTTACTTGAGGGAATAACCGGAGAAAGGGAAAGGAGAACTCTCGAATCATTACTGGCTACACCGCTTTCAGTAAGGTCGTTTATCTTCTCTAAGTTAATAGTGGCTTCAGTCTTAGGGCTGTTCTCTTCCCTCGGGGATATAATTGGTACCCTCCTATTCGTATTACTATCCAGTGTATCCCTTAATCTCACAACTAGCCTTACTTTACCCTTCTTAGGAATGATAGTTATCGTGTACCTTTTATCAGTGCTGTTAACCGGAGCGCTAAGTTTAATATTTCTAGTAATATTAGGTGGATCAGTTAGAAATATTCAAGTGATTAACTTTATAGTAATAAGCTTTGGAATGATAGCCTCATTTACTGCACTGTTTATAAATCCTGCCCAACTAAGTTTTCCATTATCTGTTATATACATTATACCATACGTGCAAATTAGTCTTGGGCTACTCCTATATGTATTTGGATCAATACAAGAATCCATATTCTCTTTATTAGTAACGTTTCTAGTCTCTGTATTTTTAATATATTTATCATCCAGTGCATTTGATTCTGAGAGACTTCTCTTAAAATGA
- a CDS encoding Lrp/AsnC ligand binding domain-containing protein, whose protein sequence is MGVKAYVLIVTTVGKETDVANEVKKINGVKEANPVYGEYDVVIEINAENLDELNKVIAQIRKNSAILRTVTLIVM, encoded by the coding sequence ATGGGAGTAAAAGCCTACGTTTTAATCGTAACAACTGTTGGGAAAGAAACAGACGTAGCTAATGAAGTTAAAAAGATCAACGGGGTTAAGGAAGCAAACCCCGTATATGGAGAATATGATGTAGTCATTGAGATAAATGCAGAAAACTTGGACGAGTTAAATAAGGTAATTGCACAGATAAGGAAGAACTCGGCTATACTGAGAACCGTAACCCTAATTGTAATGTAA
- a CDS encoding ribbon-helix-helix protein, CopG family, giving the protein MRVVTFKVEEDLLELLDRYAIRYNLNRSEAIRKAIETLVKGELEKETVPVAKIEKVKL; this is encoded by the coding sequence ATGAGAGTTGTAACATTTAAGGTAGAAGAAGACTTATTGGAACTATTAGATAGATATGCAATAAGATACAATTTAAATAGATCAGAAGCAATCAGAAAAGCAATCGAAACGTTAGTAAAAGGAGAATTAGAAAAAGAGACTGTCCCTGTTGCTAAAATAGAGAAAGTAAAGTTATAA
- a CDS encoding MBL fold metallo-hydrolase, whose translation MIRFLLHSAFFLDNLILIDPHDGGSIGLPRPEVKASLILITHNHYDHNAYEIIPHETVKLKYYGEFTYKNYTIKGIKAYHDKEKGKRRGETAIYKITSPDGKTYVHLGDLGHLLDEKLVEELKNPDYLMIPVGGVITINPSEAIKLIKALNPKVVFPMHYWVKGHYMPLDPIEPFLQLVNNEGIKILQINKPEVNEETVEKGTVMYFNNIY comes from the coding sequence ATGATAAGATTTTTATTACACTCGGCATTTTTTCTAGATAATTTAATATTAATTGATCCCCATGACGGAGGAAGCATTGGATTACCAAGACCTGAGGTTAAAGCCTCACTAATTCTAATCACCCATAATCATTACGACCATAACGCATATGAAATAATACCTCATGAAACCGTGAAACTTAAGTATTATGGAGAATTTACGTACAAAAACTATACAATAAAGGGGATAAAGGCTTACCATGATAAAGAGAAAGGTAAAAGAAGGGGAGAGACTGCTATATATAAAATAACCTCACCCGACGGAAAAACCTATGTACATTTAGGTGATTTAGGGCACTTATTAGATGAAAAGTTAGTTGAGGAATTGAAAAATCCAGATTACTTAATGATTCCCGTTGGAGGCGTGATAACTATAAACCCGTCAGAGGCTATTAAACTTATCAAGGCGTTAAACCCTAAAGTAGTTTTTCCTATGCATTATTGGGTTAAAGGACACTACATGCCATTAGATCCTATAGAGCCTTTCTTACAATTAGTGAACAATGAGGGGATAAAGATACTTCAAATAAATAAGCCCGAAGTAAACGAAGAAACTGTTGAAAAGGGAACTGTCATGTACTTTAATAATATATACTAA